The Podospora bellae-mahoneyi strain CBS 112042 chromosome 7, whole genome shotgun sequence genomic sequence ggacgacgacgaggattcGGATGACGACAGACCGGGACAGGGCGCTGCTCACCTCGCCTCGATCTTGTTCGGCACCATGGCGCCCCCTCGGCCGCTGTCGGCTACGGGCGACAAGTCTGCCGCTGCGTCTCCTCCGGTGATCTCACCTGTTgcttcgcctcctccggctATCCCTAGCCCTACTGCTGCGGGAGCCCCCccggcaccacccccgcctccgcccATGCCCGGGATGGGtgcgccgcctccgccgccacctcctcccccgatgCCCGGGTCTGGGGCACcgacttctcctcctccgcctccacctcccgctCCAGGTGGCgcgcctccccctccccctcctcctccgccgccgggaGGAGCGCCTgcgcctgctgctcctgcggGTGGTAGGCCGGCGGCGTTCTTGGGGGAGATTCAAGCTGGAAGGGCTCTCAGGAAGACGCAGACCAAGGACAAGAGcggggctgctgttgcgggaCGGGTGCTGGATTAATGATGGGGGTTTCTTACAAGGGCTGTTACACCCGAGGTTTTTTTGCTTGCGGCGGCTGGAGGGAAAATGGTTTCTGGGGGTataggggggaggttggggttaCTGTTGTGGCGAGTACCTAATATCGGGATTTGTGCATGTGTCTGTGGATGGTTGTGCGGCTACCACTCGGCCGGCATGTTgtgcgagggtggtggtccagCCATCATTTTGTTGTTTCTGAGGGGAGTACAACATGATGGGgtgtggggatgggggtgaaaGTGGGAAGGGTGGCGTGTAGTGAAGCTCTGGTATggtaggggggggggggagtatATGGTGGGTCAGCTAGCTAGCTTTTTTCTTAGGTTTTTGAGAATGAAAACTGTTTTTCTATATTGGAGTATTAGCAACCGTCATGGCCTTTCCAAAACAGGCAGAATTATGTGACAATGGTATATCAAATTATGGCCACATTTGCGGTTCCTTAGCTTTCATTCCCGAGGGGCTCCggggtgtttgggttgggttcAATTGAAGGGGGGGCGATCGGAATTttgttgagatggatgatgggttgCCGAATTATGGGGTTACGGGGGGGAAGAATGGGAGCTGGGTAACTACGAATATTGAAATGGAGAGGGCTGGGGAGTAAGTAAATTGATGATGGTTCAAGAACGGATAAGGGAAGCTAGTTATCTGTATATCGAGCTGGCGGTTGCTTGTTCAGCTGAGGAAAGACATGGTTTGTCTGTGTTCAAGTGGTGTGTATGTTGTTACTCAGGGAGGATGAGACCAGGCATGGGGGCTGTTAGTTTCATGCGGACAGGATGCAGTGCTCAAGGTTTGAGTGAGATGgggtttgaggttgagaCATTAGATCTGCTTTGTGCGAGGTTGTTgcttttgggggtggtggttgactgGTTGCTTCAACGGCATTCCAGTTTGGATCCCTTTTTTCGTCCTGAAGGGAGGATGCCCCCCCATCTCAGTTGAGCCTCGCACCTGCCTGGCGCGAACCCTGAGGGTTTGCCTCACTAACTGGTGGATATTCACCTTATGGTTGCCGGCAGATTCTGAGCACGATATACAGATATCTTTCTCGGACGTCAAGGCTGCTGGGTGTCTGGTCAGTGATTCTGAAGATCATTGTCCTGTCTCTAGCTTCTTGAGCGCTTGGGAACTGGTACCCGCAGTGGGCTCTCGCCTAGTAAATCAGGGGGAACTTGTGATTAATGGGCtgcggtgcggtgcggtCGTGAGGGCTACGCTTCGTCGGACATGATAGTGAAGCGGGCGGACTGTGGATATCTTCTTCGTTGAGGCATACGAACTGGCAAATGGAAGAGGTTCTCGGTTTACCCGTGCCGCTTTTTTCGCCGTTTTGCGTGCTTGCCTGCCAGAGATAGATGggcttcatcttcatcgggTGGGACTTCATTGATGGCGGTTGCGGAAGTCCATTTTGGTGGATAgttctcctcgtcatcaggCAAGTTGGCAAGTCCTTCGGCAACGAGTCTGTCCTCCTTTCTCCTCGGAGGGCATTCTTGCTGGCTCAAGGTCGGAAAGAGGTATCCGTAGTTGCCTTGGGCTTTCTCTCCTTCATAAACCTAGATCATGGGGCTTATCAACGGTGGATCTCTGTTCCATGAGTTGGCAAACCTTGAGCAAATCACTTTCTCTCTTGCTTAGAAGATACTCCGCGATATCTCTGTATAGACCTTTTGCTCTTCTCGTTCACCCTCTCCTATCCCCAATGGATGGGAAACCACGGTTGTTGATTACAGTAGACCATTATGGTGGATATCTCGACACTCTCCCATATTATAAGGCTTATTACTCGGTgggacctcctcccctccctttaTGTGAGCTGGCAAGCTCCTGACAAAttaccttttctttcccaaGAGACGTTTCTTGTCACTTGCATTTCTTGCGTGCTTCCTTCGTTGGGTCTCTTTGCCCCCATCTCACATggacctccttcctccccccctttcagTGTTTGTGAGCTGGCAACCTCCCAGCAAGtcaatcccctccccccttttttcctttttttttcggtcAAACTCCCCCCTTTGATAGGTTAAATTGAGATAAATGTGGATATCGGGTCGTTGATTCGTAGGGCGTTGTCCTATCATGTCCTGAAGCCGTTGATTTGCAGCAACAAAGTTAAGGTAGGTCATGCAcaagcgagagagagagagttgTGTCTTGTAAGGCAGACAGCCGTTTGGTGTAAAGATATCAAAAAATCCaggaggttgggaagggagggagtgTTGGGCAAaggggtgtgtgggtgtgtgtggtggcggcggctcAAGAAGTTAGGTGCCAATTGCGTTACTTCGTTTCTTTGCTTGTGTGCTGATTGTCTTTGCATACACATGGGCTTTCTTACATGAaagttgagcttgagggGGAGTGGTTGATTGGTTGGATGGGTGAGCGAGCGGGAAGGATTTACTTGCCCTGTcgagggatgatgatgatgatgatgatgatgatgatgatgatgatgatgatgataaagAGGAGATAACAAACTTCAATCCCTAGATCTTGAGATCAGACACACACAAAGAATATGGGGTGATGGAAGATGCAAGCGAAAATGGGCCGAGATGGAAATGGATCCCTTGACCTGCAAGAGGCGTATAGCTGCAGATGGGGAATATGCAGATGTAGTGgatgtctgtctgtctgttcGTTCTACTCTACATTGGACAGATACCTTACCTTAACCGCCCGCCGGCTCGTCTGAGGGACAAGCAGCAAAACGTCAAAGTGTGAAACGCACTTATGCAGtcggtttgggaggagggagatatCCTTCGGACTTTCTACTACAGTGATAGCTATCAAGCAGTATTTTGTTTGCCGACTTGTACATGTCACCTGGATGTCAACGAGGCTCGAGAGCCATGCGAGCACACAGACTCGAGGGAGCAACGATGGGCCCAGGGATGGTGGAATCGTCAAGGGAAAAATCCAACGGTCGGTCGCAGAAGAGGCAAAGGAAGAGACGCTGATGTGTTGGCTCGATCCAAGGTGTGGTTCAGGGTGTGATCGGGACACGGATGGAATTCCTTCGGGGATATAAATGGATATAATCCTTATAGGGTTTTGCAGGCACGGGGATCACACGGTTcgcttcttctgcttcttcaggTTCCCATCCTTGTCTTCCTCCGGCTCTTGAACCCGTAGAGCAGATATGGTAACGCGTGGTGGGgaatggtggaggaggggttcaGCTGGTGTGGACTGGACATcgaaataaaataaataaattcCTGTGAATTGGCCGTGAATGTGTGAAGCGGTGGTGTGAGCTGGGCTTTGCCGGGATCTTGATTACCGCCAGTATAGTCCGGGTTAGTGCCCTGTTTGAAGTTGAGTCACGCCTTGGGAAGCCATCACTATTAGTGCCAGCTACCCAGTTTTGAGAAGGATACAGTATCTCTGGCACCCTCGGCTCGGTACATACATTCCACAAGAGATCTAGTAAATATCTGATAGTCCTGAAAATTTGCTGGGCCGGATCgcgagaggaggagatggttCACGATCTGGTGGATCGGTAAAATGATCAAAAAGAGGAACCTCGGGCAGCCGGCCCCATCGTATGTGCATCATGTTTACTAACGCTGGACTTGCCGATGCGATGCCGATATCTGGTGGATCCAGATGACACTTCCTTGACTGTATGTATCGAAACGAGCTACGAACTTGGTCGATACGGAGGCATGAGCTGGCCAATGATGTCATTTGCGACTATTCAACGTCCACCATTCCAGACGAGTACGCACTGATTCAAATGCCGGCGTCGAGATGGCGTGAAGCTGGTGCGGTCCGCAGAGTTGGGACCACGGAGAAAGATGGTGAGCAGATGGTGCCAGAGACGGCGAGAGGGTGCCGTTGAAcgttggaggggaaggtcGAGACGACGACCTGGTGTATGAAGTCGCTGCTGTCCTGGCCTGTCGTTGGTACGTCAGGGCagttgggttgaggttgataGATCTGGCCCTCGACCTCGTTCCATGTCGGAAGCACTGCGACTCGAGATCCGACCGAGGGCTGCGATTGGTTGAGGGGCAAGATATGCGCGGCCGAAACGCGTAGGTTCGCGTCCAGTCGTTTGCACTTTGATAAACAAAAGCGCGACGGCGCCGTCTCCCGTTGGACGGTTGGGACGGTTAGAGAATAACTGCCAAACGTGCTCGACCTCTCTCAATCAACTGGCTTCAACTGCCTCTCGACTGGCTCGCCGGCCCATCCGCCTTGCACGGCAGGCAGACTgaagcagaggcagaggaaaGCTGCGTCTGCCGTGCACATCGCCCATCTGCTCGGCCCAGTTCACTTAAGCACCGGGCGGCCAGGCCGGTCCCCAGTCCAGTCCCCTCCCCGCGCCCTAGGGATCGTGCATCCCTCTGCACAGCCCACTTTTAGCCCGTTCTAGTGAATTCACGAGAGGAATTTACGGGAGGGTTTTCTCCCCGCTCCTGTACTGTACTGTGCTCAGATATCTTTCCCACTCTTCATCCCGAAACGAAAAGAAGCGACGAAGAACACAGACAGGATACCTTACACTACATGGTAATAACTGTATACCTATTCCTGACGACATCGCCGAGAGCAGCATCTGCACATCTGGACCTGGGACCAACTCAAGGCTTGAACCACCACTTACATAGACGACGACTTTCCTGCTCTGCCGCACCCCTGCACCCGAAGACGACTAGCCCCCCTCCCTGTCCGAGGTCAGCCCGCGTCTTCCCACTCGTCCACTCCGTTGGCCTGTTCTCCGCTCCCTGCCTGCTCGCTGCCCCACCCCACGGCCTTCTTGGATTCTTGGAACAAAGTGTGGTGAGCTGGCAGACGGGCTCTCTTTCTCacacgcccccccccccctcccccagccagACAGAGAGCACATCCTTCTAGTACCCTACACTACCCTACTACCCGCCCGCGtcaagcaccaccaaccttACCTCCCTCGactcctctcttccctcccacttcccctccctcgacTCAACCTGACATCCGTATCGTGAAGAAGCAACGATAACCCCGCGACACCAAGATCGGTAACACTCATCGGTCTTCAGTCCTCTCACTCACTGTGCTGTGTCGCTCACTGTCGCCAAGCGCCCACCCTCATCCATTACACGAGAAGGACGACGACCATCCCTTGCCTCACCGCCCCCCACAATTCCATCAAACCAGATCCGCACCACAAGTGGAGGTAAGAAAAGAGCTTTAACAGTCTTTGATCCTTTCCCTCACTGTCGTCACACCATCTTCTTATCCGATCGCTGTCGACGCCCGACTCCTTGCCCGGCCGAGCGCGTCCCGTCTCATCTCATTGACACATCAGCGACTGACCAACAGCTCAAGGGCACCATCGATATAACCACATCGCTCCACTCCACAGCTCGGCCTGACATGGCCAAGCCGCCGCGTTTTCAGGCCTCTCAAGCCGGCTTCCCCATCTACGAGGACTTCAACTTCGACCATACAgctcccatcatcagcaacgCGCCCATGCCTCCAGCACCGAAGCCGGCCCGACAGCCTCTCCAGAGCGCCGATGCCAATGTCGTACTGAACCCGCCCACATCAAGGTTTGTCAAGCAATCACCACTGAAGCCGAGTGCTCCGCCATCCAATATGCCGCTCACCCCGATGAAGTCGTCTCGAAGCAGCAAGCTCAGCATGGTTCAGATGATGCCGCCAAGCAACTTTCAGCAGCAAGGGACCGACTCGCCCGAGAAGAGACAACCTGTAATGTCGAGGTTCAAGACGGTCGCCCAAAAACCTCAGCAGTCCGACTTCAACATTCAGCAGTTCATGGGCAAGGAAAACTCACATCCCATGATTTTCCCCGCgccaccccaaccacaacagtTCAACCTACCTCTGGAGCATTATTACCAAAAACCGTCAGGAAAGCGATTGTTGGAGGCTGCACCGATCAAGGAACTGAGGCCTGCCAAGAAGCAAAGGGTGGACGACGCGCTGCCACCGCACGACTCATTCCCGCAGATTATCGATGATGGATCAAAGCCAGGACACAGCTATGCGACTTTGATTGGGATGGCCATTCTCCGCTCACCACAGCGACGATTGACACTGGCTCAGATCTACAAGTGGATTTCTGACACATATTCCTTCTACAATGCCAACGATGCGGGGTGGCAGAACAGCATCCGTCATAACCTGTCTCTCAACAAGCACTTCATCAAGCAGGAACGACCCAAGGATGATCCGGGCAAGGGCAACTATTGGGCAATTGAACCGGGCGCAGAACACTTGTTCATGAAGGAAAAGCCCTCGAGGAAAGCGGCCGCCCCATCAGCTGAGAATATGCCGGTCATGTCGACGCGTCTCGAGCCCTCTCAACCACAAATGCCTCAATTTCACGAACCGATTTTGCCGCCTCAGCTTCCCATCGCACCCAACTCTCTGCCGCAATTACCGCCAATGCCATCATCGCAACAGCTAGCTCCTGCAAGCCACTTGCCGGAGCTTTCATCCGACGCCACCATTCCAGCTTCCGATCTGGCCACCGTCGATGACGGGCATGACAGGCTTGGGGAGAATGACCTTCACGACAACAACCTGTACTCTCCTCTGCCTGCGGCCATGCACTCCTCGCCTCCCGTTCCCAAACGTGTGGAATCGAGACACAGTaacacccccccacctcaGAGGCGGGGACCTGGTTCGTCGGTCAGCAAGTCGCGTACTCGGCGTTCGTTCATGGATGATAGCGGGTACATTTCCTCCCTCGAGTCGTCAGCAATGCGTCCTGGGCGGGACCACTCCAAGCTACTCACCTCTGAGGCTGATCGTCCGCGTCTTCGTAGAGGcctggccgaggaggagattgtccGTCTCCGCGCCTCATCTTACGACAGCCCCTCAAAGGGCCGCTCTCAGGGCTACGTTCCGCCTTCCTCGTCACCTCTGCGGCAGCCAGTTCATAGCAACGCTGGGCAGATGCTTCCGCCGTTGACCCCTGCCATGAAGCTCAAGGCGCCCCCCAAGCCACCAGCGTCAGTCTCGCCTAGCACCAACTTGCGCCTTCACCGAGAAAGCATCCAGTCCATGGTGGACGGGGACTCGCCCTACAAGCGCGTCGCGGCTATGTGTCCCGAAGTGCAGCTCACCCCCGGCTATCTCATGGATGATTTGTTCGCCAACTTCGAGCATACCAAGGACGACGAATTTCCAGAGTTCGACATCTTCAATGAGACGTACACTTCGCTCTATGCTCTGTCTCCTGCCGGAATCGCGCCCACCGGCTCGCCTGTGAAGCGCTCTGTGAGGAAGCAGAGACTGGAACGCTCGCATTCCACGAGCGCGTTGAGCGACCTGGCCGCTCCCTTGTCCAACAATTCTGCGAGCTCGGCGTCTTTCCTCAAAGTTCCTGCTCAGCCGAACAATCTGATGCTGGAGACACCGAGCAAGGTCTTTGATGGCCTTCTTTCATCGCCAAGCAAACTTTTCCACGACCTGCAATCGCCATCCAAAATGCCAGCGGCGCTCAACGGTGAGAATCTGGCCCCCTGGCTCTCCATGGATGACCTCTATGCGCCTGATGTCCTCGGAGAGGAGAGTAACGATTTCCAACCGATTGACATGCTCGCTGGGTTCGAGAAGATTGGCTCAAGCAGCTCGCAAGCATcgcgcaacaa encodes the following:
- the HCM1 gene encoding Forkhead transcription factor (EggNog:ENOG503NXCX; COG:K), whose translation is MVITGTIDITTSLHSTARPDMAKPPRFQASQAGFPIYEDFNFDHTAPIISNAPMPPAPKPARQPLQSADANVVLNPPTSRFVKQSPLKPSAPPSNMPLTPMKSSRSSKLSMVQMMPPSNFQQQGTDSPEKRQPVMSRFKTVAQKPQQSDFNIQQFMGKENSHPMIFPAPPQPQQFNLPLEHYYQKPSGKRLLEAAPIKELRPAKKQRVDDALPPHDSFPQIIDDGSKPGHSYATLIGMAILRSPQRRLTLAQIYKWISDTYSFYNANDAGWQNSIRHNLSLNKHFIKQERPKDDPGKGNYWAIEPGAEHLFMKEKPSRKAAAPSAENMPVMSTRLEPSQPQMPQFHEPILPPQLPIAPNSLPQLPPMPSSQQLAPASHLPELSSDATIPASDLATVDDGHDRLGENDLHDNNLYSPLPAAMHSSPPVPKRVESRHSNTPPPQRRGPGSSVSKSRTRRSFMDDSGYISSLESSAMRPGRDHSKLLTSEADRPRLRRGLAEEEIVRLRASSYDSPSKGRSQGYVPPSSSPLRQPVHSNAGQMLPPLTPAMKLKAPPKPPASVSPSTNLRLHRESIQSMVDGDSPYKRVAAMCPEVQLTPGYLMDDLFANFEHTKDDEFPEFDIFNETYTSLYALSPAGIAPTGSPVKRSVRKQRLERSHSTSALSDLAAPLSNNSASSASFLKVPAQPNNLMLETPSKVFDGLLSSPSKLFHDLQSPSKMPAALNGENLAPWLSMDDLYAPDVLGEESNDFQPIDMLAGFEKIGSSSSQASRNNNNNNNNNNNRPSQKSGLTRSYTTKF